Proteins found in one Plectropomus leopardus isolate mb chromosome 9, YSFRI_Pleo_2.0, whole genome shotgun sequence genomic segment:
- the fgf24 gene encoding fibroblast growth factor 24 translates to MSVLPSRFIYLCLHFLVLYFQLQESQQTSADFRFYIENHTRNPDDLSRKQVRIYQLYSRTTGKHVQILGKKVNANGDDGGKYALLVVETETFGSHIRIKGKESEHYICMNEKGKIVGRPDGRKQECVFVEEFLENNYTALVSAKYKGWYLGFNRKGRPKKGSRTTQRQQEVHFMKRQPKGRPDPLEEFRFTTVTKRTRRARRLKPNPKRN, encoded by the exons ATGTCTGTGCTGCCTTCGAGGTTCATATACCT GTGTTTACATTTTCTGGTACTCTATTTCCAGCTCCAG GAATCCCAGCAGACCTCTGCTGATTTCAGGTTTTACATCGAGAACCACACGAGGAACCCGGACGACCTGAGCCGGAAGCAGGTCCGGATCTATCAGCTCTACAGCAGAACCACGGGGAAACACGTCCAGATCTTGGGCAAGAAAGTCAACGCCAATGGAGATGATGGGGGCAAGTATG cTCTTCTTGTTGTCGAAACAGAAACTTTCGGAAGCCACATTCgaataaaaggaaaagagagcgagcattacatttgcatgaaCGAGAAGGGCAAAATAGTCGGAAGG CCCGATGGAAGGAAGCAGGAGTGCGTTTTTGTCGAGGAATTCCTGGAGAACAACTACACAGCTCTCGTGTCGGCCAAGTACAAAGGGTGGTACCTGGGCTTCAACAGGAAGGGTCGGCCCAAGAAAGGCTCGCGGACCACGCAGAGGCAACAGGAAGTCCACTTCATGAAGCGCCAGCCGAAGGGCAGGCCGGACCCGCTGGAAGAGTTTCGTTTCACCACAGTAACTAAGCGGACACGAAGGGCTCGGCGGTTAAAACCCAACCCCAAGAGGAACTGA